In Virgibacillus sp. NKC19-16, a single genomic region encodes these proteins:
- a CDS encoding NAD(P)-dependent oxidoreductase, with translation MKIGIIGASGKAGSFIKKEALDRGNVVTSIVRDEAKLTGKSDFVIEKDIFDLKTEDIKDLDVLVNAFGVREPGKEHQHEEAGRVLLDIVKGAPDTRLVVVGGAGSLFVDEAKTTQLMETPDFPKEAYPTSVNQGKNLKELEQSSGINWTFISPGAFFDPEGKRTGSYQKGNDILITNANGESYISYADYAIAVLDEIETPVHSNERFAVVGEAE, from the coding sequence ATGAAAATCGGAATTATCGGAGCATCAGGTAAAGCAGGAAGTTTCATTAAAAAGGAAGCTTTAGATAGAGGAAATGTTGTAACATCAATTGTAAGAGATGAAGCAAAATTAACAGGAAAAAGTGATTTTGTTATAGAAAAGGATATCTTTGATTTGAAAACAGAGGATATTAAAGATCTCGATGTGCTGGTGAATGCATTTGGCGTACGTGAGCCAGGGAAAGAACACCAACACGAGGAAGCAGGCAGGGTCTTATTGGATATCGTCAAAGGAGCCCCTGACACAAGATTAGTTGTCGTGGGTGGCGCAGGAAGTCTATTTGTAGATGAGGCAAAAACGACACAATTAATGGAGACGCCTGATTTTCCAAAAGAGGCTTATCCAACCTCCGTAAATCAAGGGAAAAATCTGAAGGAACTAGAGCAGTCCAGTGGGATCAATTGGACTTTCATCAGTCCTGGCGCATTCTTTGACCCGGAAGGAAAAAGAACAGGCTCTTATCAAAAAGGGAATGATATACTTATCACAAATGCAAATGGAGAAAGCTATATAAGCTATGCAGATTATGCCATTGCAGTTCTTGATGAAATAGAAACTCCAGTGCATAGTAATGAAAGATTTGCGGTTGTTGGAGAAGCCGAGTAA
- a CDS encoding HD domain-containing protein — MTQEIAGIKIPDSQLAKDAADILREDGNDLIWNHSNRVFLFGATNGKKEKQNYDLELLYVSALFHDLGLTKKYSSPDLRFEVDGANVARQFLQHYQIPDDSVQLVWDAIALHTTPGVAEHKQSEVALLFSGVGLDVMGDGFEQFPWENREEIIKAFPRNNFKKEIIPAFYEGFRHKPETTFGNMKEDIVKHFRPEYENKNFCSCIIHSPWKE, encoded by the coding sequence ATGACTCAAGAAATAGCAGGTATTAAAATTCCAGATTCACAATTGGCGAAAGATGCTGCGGATATTTTACGTGAAGATGGCAATGATCTGATATGGAATCATTCAAACCGCGTGTTTTTATTTGGAGCGACCAATGGAAAAAAAGAGAAACAGAATTATGATCTAGAATTGCTGTATGTCAGTGCATTATTCCATGATCTAGGTTTGACAAAAAAATATAGTAGCCCGGATTTACGGTTCGAAGTGGATGGTGCAAATGTAGCCAGGCAGTTTTTACAGCATTATCAAATTCCAGACGACTCAGTCCAACTTGTCTGGGATGCGATCGCACTACACACGACACCAGGAGTGGCTGAACATAAACAATCTGAAGTAGCATTACTTTTTTCTGGTGTTGGTTTAGATGTAATGGGAGATGGGTTCGAGCAATTTCCTTGGGAGAATCGTGAGGAAATTATAAAAGCTTTCCCACGTAACAATTTCAAAAAGGAAATTATTCCTGCGTTTTATGAAGGGTTCAGGCATAAGCCAGAGACCACCTTTGGCAATATGAAAGAAGACATCGTCAAACACTTTAGACCCGAATATGAAAATAAAAATTTCTGCAGTTGTATTATACATTCGCCGTGGAAAGAATAA
- a CDS encoding VOC family protein has product MTGVEIDMIVTDSIKALELYEKIFDVERVEVTDFPKGENEVIFSLYGVRFHMLDENPEFQLIAPKPDNPQTIWFNIMVPDINETYSNAMKTGCTELQPVTEIPDFGVSNAIFNDPFGYQWMLHQIYKEVSFEERMRLFEEKRED; this is encoded by the coding sequence ATGACTGGAGTAGAAATTGATATGATTGTTACAGACAGCATTAAGGCATTGGAATTATACGAAAAAATATTTGATGTTGAGCGTGTGGAGGTTACAGATTTCCCTAAAGGTGAAAATGAGGTCATTTTTAGCCTATACGGGGTGCGTTTTCACATGCTGGATGAAAACCCGGAATTTCAGTTGATTGCACCAAAACCGGATAATCCTCAAACAATTTGGTTTAACATTATGGTCCCTGACATCAACGAAACTTATTCCAATGCAATGAAGACAGGCTGTACGGAGCTTCAGCCGGTGACTGAAATTCCTGATTTCGGCGTGTCAAATGCGATATTCAACGACCCTTTTGGCTATCAATGGATGCTGCATCAAATATACAAAGAAGTGAGCTTTGAAGAACGTATGCGACTTTTTGAGGAAAAAAGGGAGGATTAA
- a CDS encoding DUF1801 domain-containing protein — MADKGRTVKEVDQFIGDLPHDIQNITASLRKIILNSSSKLREELKWSMPNYSYNGLVCYLQTSKNHVNLGFHKGNELQDKDNNKLLQGTGKTMRHIRIKKAEDIQTEAFTSLIQKAVALNEDKAI; from the coding sequence ATGGCTGATAAAGGAAGAACAGTTAAAGAAGTTGATCAGTTTATAGGTGACTTGCCACATGATATTCAAAACATCACAGCTTCTTTAAGGAAAATTATTCTTAATTCTTCCTCAAAACTTAGAGAAGAATTAAAATGGTCGATGCCTAATTATTCGTATAATGGATTAGTTTGTTATCTTCAAACTTCCAAAAACCATGTTAATCTTGGTTTTCATAAAGGTAATGAACTTCAAGATAAGGACAATAACAAATTATTACAAGGTACAGGGAAAACAATGAGGCATATTAGAATAAAAAAAGCGGAAGATATTCAGACAGAGGCTTTTACCTCACTCATTCAAAAGGCAGTGGCATTGAATGAAGATAAAGCGATTTAG
- a CDS encoding Vga family ABC-F type ribosomal protection protein, with protein sequence MIILETRDLKIYVKERLLMDAANLAIQHNERIGLVGTNGSGKTTLLEILAGQKQSSEGTVISNSTRELLPQLKNTNTTKSGGEVTQEYINQALAKKTDILLADEPTTNLDTEHIEKLENQLLRRQAALVIVSHDRAFLDSLCTTIWEIDDGILREYKGNYTDYAAQKELERRQQENAYENYVKKKQQLENALELKEQKASRATKVPKNVSSSEAKITGAKPYYANKQKKLRKSAKAIETRLEKLETVEKIKESPPIKMYLPNEETFQGRIVLRWDDVTGMIEDRTLWKATNFHIKGGDKIAILGKNGSGKTTLLKKIVNEDEGITISPAMKIGYFSQNLDVLDLNESILENVNSSSNQDETLIRTVLARLHFFREDVYKKVQVLSGGERVKVAFAKLFVSDINTLLLDEPTNFLDIEAVEALEELLLDYVGTILLVTHDRRFIQHIANRVLTIEHQEIHLFDGTYEEYKNHVPQAEADPLEDELLLLETKISDTLSRLSIEPSEELDQEFKELLARKKALENGRD encoded by the coding sequence ATGATTATATTAGAAACCAGGGATTTAAAAATTTATGTAAAAGAGCGGCTATTAATGGATGCGGCGAATCTGGCTATTCAACACAATGAGCGTATTGGCCTAGTCGGTACCAACGGAAGTGGAAAAACAACTTTATTAGAAATACTAGCCGGGCAGAAACAATCCAGTGAAGGCACAGTGATTTCGAATTCAACACGCGAGCTGCTTCCACAGCTAAAAAACACAAATACAACAAAAAGTGGCGGTGAAGTAACTCAAGAATATATCAATCAAGCATTAGCCAAAAAAACAGACATCTTACTGGCAGACGAACCGACAACGAATCTTGACACCGAACATATTGAAAAGCTTGAAAATCAGTTATTGCGCCGACAAGCAGCTCTCGTTATTGTTTCCCATGACCGTGCTTTTCTGGATTCTCTATGTACAACAATATGGGAAATAGATGATGGAATACTCAGGGAATACAAAGGTAATTACACGGATTACGCCGCACAAAAAGAATTAGAGCGTAGACAACAGGAAAATGCCTACGAAAACTATGTAAAAAAGAAACAGCAACTTGAAAATGCATTGGAGCTAAAAGAGCAAAAAGCAAGTAGAGCAACGAAAGTACCGAAAAATGTCAGCTCTTCAGAAGCAAAAATCACTGGTGCAAAGCCTTACTATGCAAACAAACAAAAGAAGCTTCGAAAATCGGCAAAAGCCATTGAAACTCGATTGGAGAAATTAGAAACAGTAGAGAAAATAAAGGAATCTCCGCCTATTAAGATGTATCTGCCTAATGAAGAAACATTTCAAGGCCGAATTGTTTTACGATGGGATGATGTCACAGGGATGATAGAGGATCGAACACTTTGGAAAGCAACGAATTTTCACATTAAAGGCGGCGACAAAATAGCTATCCTCGGAAAAAATGGCAGTGGTAAAACGACTTTATTGAAAAAGATAGTGAATGAGGACGAAGGTATTACCATCTCACCTGCTATGAAAATTGGATATTTCAGCCAAAATTTAGATGTGTTGGACCTAAATGAGTCCATTTTAGAAAATGTAAACTCTTCCTCTAATCAAGACGAAACCTTAATTCGAACCGTGCTGGCTCGGCTTCACTTTTTTCGAGAAGATGTATATAAGAAAGTGCAGGTTTTAAGTGGTGGGGAGCGGGTTAAGGTAGCTTTTGCCAAACTATTTGTCAGCGATATAAACACCTTACTATTAGACGAACCAACAAATTTTCTTGATATCGAAGCAGTTGAAGCGTTGGAAGAACTCCTGCTGGATTACGTGGGAACCATACTGCTTGTTACTCATGATCGCCGCTTTATCCAACATATTGCTAACCGCGTTTTAACAATTGAACACCAGGAGATTCATTTATTTGATGGAACCTATGAAGAATATAAAAACCATGTTCCACAGGCTGAAGCTGACCCGCTGGAAGATGAATTACTTCTATTGGAAACGAAAATATCTGACACGCTCAGCAGGCTCAGTATTGAACCATCAGAAGAATTGGATCAGGAATTTAAGGAACTTTTGGCTAGAAAAAAAGCGTTAGAGAACGGCAGAGATTAA
- a CDS encoding sensor histidine kinase, with translation MFYITIIVTIIAVLFLIRIFSLKKEMKNITDQLKNYNRQTTNKKIDMILLDKDMEKLGTEVNHLIDLYVQENSEKTRFENELKQAVANMSHDLRTPLTSILGYIQLAESDDVTDDERREYLSIATKRAKRLETLLNDFFELSVIESMDYQLKSERINIKNLTVDILMSFFDRFKDNNIEPIINISDHDIFITSDQSAVTRVIENLIINAITHSTGNITISLEEKESTASFTIRNAANNLTEDEVDRLFDRFYMADQTRSGKGTGLGFSIVKSLMLKMNGEISAGFKDEQLIIHCSWQTSI, from the coding sequence ATGTTCTATATAACAATAATCGTAACAATTATAGCTGTACTTTTTCTCATTCGTATTTTTTCATTAAAAAAAGAAATGAAGAACATAACAGACCAACTGAAAAACTATAACAGACAAACAACAAACAAAAAGATAGATATGATACTACTGGATAAAGATATGGAAAAGCTTGGAACAGAAGTGAATCACCTTATTGATTTATATGTTCAAGAAAATAGTGAAAAAACGCGTTTTGAAAATGAACTAAAACAAGCAGTTGCTAATATGTCCCATGACTTACGGACACCATTAACATCTATTTTAGGATATATCCAGCTGGCTGAATCAGATGATGTTACAGATGACGAAAGAAGGGAATATTTATCCATTGCAACAAAGCGAGCAAAAAGACTAGAAACATTATTAAATGATTTCTTTGAGCTCTCCGTTATTGAGTCCATGGATTATCAATTAAAATCTGAACGAATCAATATAAAGAATTTAACAGTAGACATATTAATGAGTTTTTTTGACCGTTTTAAAGATAATAACATAGAACCGATCATCAACATCTCAGATCATGATATTTTTATAACCTCGGATCAATCGGCTGTGACCAGAGTGATCGAAAATCTAATTATAAATGCGATCACCCATTCAACAGGCAATATAACCATATCCCTTGAGGAAAAAGAATCAACAGCGAGTTTTACTATTCGTAACGCCGCCAATAATTTAACAGAAGATGAAGTGGACCGGTTATTCGATCGATTTTATATGGCGGATCAAACTCGGTCAGGTAAAGGTACCGGATTAGGATTTTCCATCGTAAAAAGTCTAATGCTAAAAATGAATGGTGAGATTAGTGCCGGATTCAAGGATGAGCAATTAATTATACACTGTTCATGGCAGACTTCTATTTAA
- a CDS encoding ABC transporter permease, with the protein MSNLIKAELFKLLRNKTFWVLIVTITGLSALLHYLVIIEWWHMTSPFSEVGLKEFNALGVFTIPLFFNLIVSSLVGFFISIEFLPTRVIKNQIISGRKRSQIFIAKFLVFSLGSIIVTILIPLLTAVFEVILLGHGDILSLPALQYLGRALGLFTLQFIAYTAITMLIAIITEDSGKTIIFSIALTIIMFAIEKLPKSQFITTVYVNSIFNQFNEVFKVTMTNGEIITSILIALMTLIIIAVCGIIIFNRKEIK; encoded by the coding sequence ATGAGTAATCTCATCAAGGCAGAATTATTTAAATTACTGCGGAACAAAACATTTTGGGTCTTAATAGTAACCATCACAGGCTTAAGTGCATTGTTACATTATTTAGTAATTATTGAATGGTGGCATATGACGTCCCCATTTTCAGAGGTTGGACTAAAAGAATTTAATGCACTAGGTGTATTTACAATACCTTTATTTTTCAATTTAATTGTCAGCTCACTTGTGGGATTTTTTATCTCTATTGAGTTTTTACCAACAAGAGTCATTAAAAACCAAATCATAAGTGGTAGAAAAAGGAGCCAAATATTTATTGCAAAGTTCCTTGTTTTTTCCCTTGGTTCCATCATTGTTACGATCTTGATTCCATTACTAACAGCTGTTTTTGAAGTCATCTTATTGGGACACGGGGATATATTGAGTCTCCCTGCATTGCAGTATTTAGGAAGAGCGTTAGGCTTATTCACGCTTCAGTTCATAGCCTATACTGCAATTACGATGTTGATTGCAATCATTACAGAGGATAGTGGAAAAACAATCATTTTTTCTATTGCTTTAACAATCATTATGTTTGCAATCGAGAAACTTCCTAAGTCACAATTTATAACCACGGTTTATGTGAATTCCATTTTCAATCAATTTAATGAGGTATTTAAGGTTACAATGACAAACGGCGAGATTATAACGTCCATACTCATTGCATTAATGACATTAATTATTATAGCTGTATGTGGGATTATTATTTTTAACAGAAAAGAAATAAAATAA
- a CDS encoding ATP-binding cassette domain-containing protein encodes MSEYILKTNNLTKQYRNDFALKDINMTIGKGEIYGFIGQNGAGKSTMLRIATGLAFPSSGSIELFGNNQSFTQAQKRIGAIVEKPALFPNMTAYENLEVHRLQKGIPGKDCIKRALDLVGLNDTGKKKTKDFSLGMKQRLGLAICLLSSPEFLILDEPTNGLDPMGIIELRELLKRLNRETGLTVLISSHILSELHQLATNYGIIHKGRLLEQLTAEELDEKCKQHLRIKVDNPNMGATVLENDLSTTDYEVIADGMIKLYDYLDDIRTVSKALTANDLVIEHLSQNGDSLESYFSKLVGGADHE; translated from the coding sequence ATGAGTGAATATATTCTCAAAACAAATAATCTCACAAAACAGTATAGAAATGATTTCGCCCTTAAAGATATCAATATGACAATTGGAAAGGGAGAAATTTATGGATTCATTGGTCAAAATGGTGCTGGCAAATCGACAATGCTGCGTATAGCTACAGGACTCGCCTTCCCATCAAGCGGATCGATAGAGCTATTTGGCAATAACCAATCTTTCACACAAGCGCAAAAAAGAATCGGAGCAATAGTAGAAAAGCCTGCACTTTTTCCGAATATGACTGCATACGAAAATCTGGAAGTACATCGGTTGCAAAAAGGCATCCCTGGAAAAGACTGTATCAAGAGAGCATTAGATCTTGTTGGTCTTAATGATACAGGGAAGAAAAAAACAAAAGACTTTTCACTTGGGATGAAACAAAGGCTCGGACTTGCTATTTGTTTACTAAGTAGCCCGGAGTTTTTAATTCTCGATGAGCCAACAAATGGATTAGACCCAATGGGTATTATTGAGCTACGCGAACTACTAAAAAGGCTAAATCGTGAAACAGGGCTAACTGTTTTAATATCGAGCCACATATTAAGTGAATTGCATCAGCTTGCAACAAACTACGGTATTATTCATAAAGGAAGGCTACTTGAACAACTAACAGCAGAAGAGCTGGATGAAAAATGCAAACAGCATTTACGCATAAAAGTTGATAACCCCAATATGGGTGCAACGGTACTGGAGAATGATCTTTCCACTACTGATTATGAGGTTATAGCTGATGGCATGATCAAATTATACGACTATCTTGATGATATTCGCACTGTTTCGAAAGCATTAACAGCCAACGATCTTGTCATTGAACATCTCTCACAAAATGGTGACAGCCTCGAGAGCTATTTTTCAAAGCTTGTTGGAGGTGCAGACCATGAGTAA
- a CDS encoding response regulator transcription factor, whose translation MEQQINILVVEDDNDINQLLCRIIKKSNYLPQPAYSGTEAMLYLEKQEWDLMLLDLMLPGMSGEKILEKVNAYSNVPIIIISAKGEQQTKINSLRSGADDYITKPFDVEEVSARIDSNLRRSKRANTIPRKKELTHKDILIDLESKNVQVNSIMLTLTAREYAILVLLLTSPKKVFSKSNLFESVWNETFHGDDNTVNVHMSNLRNKLARANPDEEYIETIWGMGYRIKS comes from the coding sequence ATGGAACAGCAAATAAATATATTAGTCGTAGAAGATGACAATGATATTAATCAATTATTATGTCGAATTATTAAAAAAAGCAATTACCTCCCCCAGCCCGCATATTCCGGTACAGAAGCTATGCTTTATCTGGAAAAACAAGAATGGGATTTAATGCTGCTTGATTTAATGCTTCCTGGAATGTCTGGAGAAAAAATCCTTGAAAAAGTCAATGCCTATAGCAATGTCCCGATAATTATTATTTCAGCAAAGGGAGAACAGCAGACAAAAATCAATTCATTACGATCAGGTGCCGATGATTATATTACAAAACCTTTTGATGTTGAAGAGGTGTCTGCACGAATTGATTCCAATTTGAGAAGGTCTAAACGCGCAAATACCATACCCAGAAAAAAAGAATTGACACATAAAGATATCTTGATCGATTTGGAGTCTAAAAATGTCCAAGTAAATAGCATAATGCTTACATTGACCGCCCGAGAATACGCAATATTAGTCCTCTTGCTCACGTCCCCAAAAAAGGTCTTTTCAAAATCCAATTTGTTTGAAAGCGTATGGAATGAAACGTTTCATGGTGATGATAATACGGTTAATGTTCATATGAGCAACCTAAGGAATAAACTCGCACGAGCAAACCCAGATGAAGAATATATAGAAACCATATGGGGAATGGGCTATCGTATTAAATCTTAA
- a CDS encoding macrolide 2'-phosphotransferase translates to MTLSEEEVIEKAKKHGLKLRQDSLKYNESGLDFQVVFAINIEGEHWVLRFPRRKDVIAKANKEKEILDFVEPRIPMQTPNWVVFSEELIAYRLLDGIPAGTIDPEAKAYVWEIDEKNVPELFHETLGSSMAALHQVSHEDAKQAGLSVQTPEEIRISMKERMKEVKTAFGVDEELWDRWQTWLANDSLWPKQTALIHGDLHAGHILINKNARVTGFIDWTETRVDDPSNDFVAHLAVFGEEALKKLIQAYENAGGYVWSSMFDHIVELQAANPVAIAEFAMISGLEEYREMAKQTLGVGK, encoded by the coding sequence ATGACGCTATCAGAGGAAGAAGTTATAGAAAAAGCGAAGAAACATGGATTGAAATTAAGGCAGGATTCACTAAAATATAATGAATCTGGGCTTGATTTCCAAGTGGTGTTTGCAATAAATATTGAAGGAGAACACTGGGTTCTCCGTTTTCCAAGACGCAAAGATGTAATTGCTAAAGCTAATAAGGAAAAAGAAATACTGGATTTCGTGGAGCCTCGAATACCTATGCAGACACCAAACTGGGTTGTTTTTTCAGAAGAACTTATTGCATATAGGCTATTAGATGGTATACCGGCCGGCACAATTGATCCGGAAGCAAAAGCATACGTATGGGAAATCGATGAGAAGAATGTTCCTGAGCTATTTCATGAAACGCTTGGAAGTTCAATGGCGGCATTGCATCAAGTTAGTCATGAAGACGCAAAACAAGCGGGATTATCTGTGCAAACCCCTGAGGAAATAAGAATATCTATGAAAGAAAGAATGAAAGAGGTAAAAACTGCATTTGGTGTGGATGAAGAGCTATGGGATCGCTGGCAAACATGGCTTGCTAATGATTCGCTTTGGCCAAAACAGACAGCACTCATTCACGGGGATTTACATGCTGGACATATTTTAATTAATAAAAATGCTCGAGTTACTGGTTTCATTGACTGGACAGAAACACGTGTTGATGATCCTTCAAATGATTTTGTAGCACATTTAGCAGTTTTTGGGGAAGAGGCTTTAAAAAAATTAATTCAAGCATATGAAAATGCTGGTGGTTATGTATGGTCATCGATGTTCGATCACATTGTTGAGCTTCAGGCTGCAAATCCTGTTGCCATTGCTGAATTTGCGATGATATCTGGTTTGGAGGAATATAGGGAGATGGCTAAACAGACACTTGGAGTGGGAAAGTAA
- a CDS encoding acyl-CoA thioesterase has protein sequence MEKIAIQESKTVQTRLVLPPDTNHLDTIFGGKVLAYIDEIAALTAMKHAKSAVVTASIDSVDFLSAAKVGDSLRLEAYVTYTGTSSMEVFVKVTAHDLIKNEERLTTESFLTMVAVNEQGSPVPVPNVYPESEEEKQLHRTAPSRKENRKRRAAIR, from the coding sequence ATGGAAAAAATAGCAATTCAAGAATCGAAAACCGTTCAGACTCGATTAGTACTTCCACCGGATACGAACCACTTGGATACAATATTTGGCGGTAAAGTGCTTGCTTATATCGATGAAATTGCAGCATTAACAGCAATGAAGCATGCAAAAAGCGCTGTAGTGACAGCGTCCATTGATTCTGTTGACTTTCTTTCAGCAGCGAAAGTAGGAGATTCCCTGAGGTTAGAAGCATATGTGACATATACAGGGACAAGTTCTATGGAAGTGTTTGTAAAAGTCACCGCACATGATTTAATAAAAAATGAGGAAAGATTAACAACAGAATCTTTTCTGACAATGGTTGCTGTAAACGAACAAGGCAGTCCCGTTCCAGTACCAAACGTATATCCTGAAAGCGAGGAGGAAAAACAGTTACATAGAACCGCGCCTTCAAGAAAAGAAAACCGAAAAAGGCGGGCTGCTATTAGATAA